One region of Collinsella aerofaciens ATCC 25986 genomic DNA includes:
- a CDS encoding deoxyguanosinetriphosphate triphosphohydrolase family protein, whose translation MATNQETAVIKARMDRIPSALSPELVERISADRASGAVNPYRCNDDQVIRRIDRAVDKGTLMRPAFMRDTEKILHLPAYTRYAGKTQVFSFRSNDDLSRRGLHVQLVSRIARDIGHALGLNCDLIEAIGLGHDLGHTPFGHAGERFLNDIYHEHTGRFFFHNVQSVRVLDALYGRNVSLQTLDGVLCHNGEYEQRVFELSDMGSFDQFDQTVEDCIAKGYSAIEHLRPMTLEGCVVRISDILAYVGRDRQDAIAAGLLSPDAFDDGRGGAYNSWILTHASIDIVEHSYGKPRIEMSEDLFEEIRRAKRENYEKIYSKGGIEGDSEAELREAFVKLYDRCLRDLNSGDESSYIFKHHISRIEQQLSYYDRTYAWRDDKDQAVVDYIASMTDGYFCELTSRLFPGLEFPHRTYINER comes from the coding sequence TTCCGCCGATCGTGCTTCGGGTGCCGTCAACCCGTATCGTTGCAACGACGATCAGGTCATTCGTCGTATTGATCGCGCTGTCGACAAAGGCACGCTTATGCGTCCGGCCTTTATGCGCGATACCGAAAAGATTTTGCATCTGCCCGCATACACCCGCTATGCAGGCAAAACGCAGGTCTTCAGTTTTCGCAGCAACGACGACCTGTCACGCCGCGGTCTGCACGTGCAGCTTGTCTCGCGCATCGCGCGCGATATCGGTCACGCCCTGGGGCTCAACTGCGATCTGATCGAGGCGATTGGCTTAGGCCACGACTTGGGACACACGCCTTTCGGCCATGCCGGTGAGCGCTTTCTCAACGATATCTATCACGAGCACACCGGGCGCTTCTTTTTCCATAACGTGCAGTCTGTCCGCGTGCTCGATGCGCTGTATGGCCGCAACGTGTCGCTCCAGACGCTTGATGGCGTGCTGTGCCATAACGGCGAGTACGAGCAACGCGTGTTTGAGCTTTCGGACATGGGTTCCTTTGACCAGTTCGATCAGACGGTTGAGGACTGTATTGCCAAGGGCTATAGCGCAATTGAGCACCTGCGTCCCATGACGCTCGAAGGCTGTGTGGTCCGCATCTCGGATATCCTTGCCTACGTCGGTCGTGACCGTCAGGATGCGATCGCGGCGGGCCTGCTTTCGCCCGACGCTTTTGATGATGGCCGGGGCGGTGCCTACAACAGTTGGATCCTCACGCATGCCTCCATCGATATCGTTGAGCACAGCTATGGTAAGCCGCGCATCGAGATGAGCGAGGACCTGTTTGAGGAAATTCGCCGAGCCAAGCGCGAGAACTACGAGAAGATCTATAGCAAGGGCGGTATCGAAGGCGATTCCGAGGCGGAGCTGCGCGAGGCGTTCGTAAAGCTCTACGACCGTTGCCTGCGGGATCTAAACAGTGGTGACGAGTCCTCTTACATCTTTAAGCACCATATTTCGCGCATTGAGCAGCAGCTTTCCTACTACGACCGCACCTATGCCTGGCGGGACGACAAGGATCAAGCCGTAGTGGATTATATCGCGAGCATGACGGACGGTTATTTCTGCGAGCTGACGAGCAGGCTGTTCCCTGGTCTGGAGTTTCCGCACCGTACCTATATTAACGAACGGTAG